One stretch of Streptomyces sp. A2-16 DNA includes these proteins:
- a CDS encoding 50S ribosomal protein L25/general stress protein Ctc encodes MSEVKLTAETRTEFGKGAARRIRRDSKVPGVLYGHGSDPLHLTLPGHDLLLALRTPNVLISLDIDGKTNELAIPKSVQRDPIKGFLEHVDLQLVKRGEQVNVEIYVQTEGELAPGGNLLEHVLNALPVEAEATHIPESVTVSVEGLTAGDSVLAKDIPLPKGTKLAVEEDTVVLQVLAAQAEESEGEAAEGDEAAEA; translated from the coding sequence ATGTCCGAGGTCAAGCTCACCGCCGAGACCCGCACCGAGTTCGGCAAGGGCGCCGCCCGCCGTATCCGCCGCGACAGCAAGGTCCCCGGTGTTCTGTACGGTCACGGTTCCGACCCGCTGCACCTGACCCTCCCGGGCCACGACCTGCTGCTCGCGCTGCGCACGCCGAACGTCCTGATCTCCCTGGACATCGACGGCAAGACCAACGAGCTGGCCATCCCGAAGTCCGTGCAGCGCGACCCGATCAAGGGCTTCCTGGAGCACGTCGACCTTCAGCTGGTCAAGCGCGGCGAGCAGGTCAACGTCGAGATCTACGTCCAGACCGAGGGCGAGCTGGCCCCGGGCGGCAACCTGCTGGAGCACGTCCTGAACGCGCTTCCGGTCGAGGCCGAGGCCACCCACATCCCCGAGTCCGTCACGGTCTCCGTCGAGGGTCTGACGGCCGGTGACTCCGTCCTCGCCAAGGACATCCCGCTGCCCAAGGGCACCAAGCTGGCTGTCGAGGAGGACACCGTCGTCCTGCAGGTCCTGGCCGCGCAGGCCGAGGAGTCCGAGGGCGAGGCCGCCGAGGGCGACGAGGCCGCGGAGGCCTGA
- the pth gene encoding aminoacyl-tRNA hydrolase, whose product MDVTTPANAPWLIVGLGNPGPEYAGNRHNVGFMVADLLAERVGGRFKRAGKAQAQVVEGRIGPPGPGNRRVVLAKPMSYMNLSGGPVNALKDFYKVPVANIVAIHDELDIDYGVLRLKLGGGDNGHNGLKSMTKAFGAEYHRVRFGIGRPPGRMQVADFVLKDFSSTERKELDYFVDRAADAVEALVIEGLERAQSTYNS is encoded by the coding sequence ATGGACGTGACTACCCCCGCCAACGCCCCCTGGCTGATCGTCGGCCTCGGGAACCCGGGGCCCGAGTACGCGGGCAATCGGCACAACGTGGGTTTCATGGTGGCCGATCTGCTGGCCGAGCGGGTCGGGGGCCGGTTCAAGCGGGCCGGGAAGGCGCAGGCGCAGGTCGTGGAGGGGCGGATCGGGCCGCCGGGGCCGGGGAACCGGCGGGTGGTCCTGGCGAAGCCGATGTCGTACATGAACCTGTCCGGTGGTCCGGTGAACGCGCTCAAGGACTTCTACAAGGTGCCGGTCGCCAACATCGTGGCGATCCACGACGAGTTGGACATCGACTACGGCGTCCTGCGGCTGAAGCTGGGCGGCGGGGACAACGGCCACAACGGGCTGAAGTCGATGACGAAGGCGTTCGGGGCGGAGTACCACCGGGTGCGGTTCGGGATCGGGCGTCCTCCGGGCCGTATGCAGGTCGCGGACTTCGTGCTGAAGGACTTCTCGTCGACTGAGCGCAAGGAGCTCGACTACTTCGTGGACCGGGCCGCCGACGCGGTGGAGGCGCTGGTGATCGAGGGTCTGGAGCGGGCACAGAGCACCTACAACTCCTAG